From one Streptomyces chromofuscus genomic stretch:
- a CDS encoding creatininase family protein, producing MSDAGMRSAAHGLLPADTTEDVRKRGADVSWQVAVLPVGSFEQHGPYLPLATDTLVACAVAREIADTYPVHLLPPVTISCSHEHAAWPGTVSISSVTLHAVIRDIADSLRRSGVEALVLVNGHGGNYVLGNVVQESSARGEHMALFPAAEDWETARERAGVRTSLLTDMHAGEIETSVLLHTHPEWVRPGHETADFVADDRRHLLSLGMSAYTDSGVIGRPSLGDAEKGKALLASLAESFGAYFSLLTAAE from the coding sequence ATGAGCGATGCGGGTATGCGGTCGGCGGCACACGGTCTGCTGCCGGCGGACACCACGGAAGACGTACGGAAGCGGGGCGCCGATGTCTCATGGCAGGTCGCCGTCCTCCCCGTGGGGAGTTTCGAACAGCACGGCCCGTACCTTCCGTTGGCGACCGACACGCTCGTCGCCTGCGCCGTCGCGCGGGAGATAGCCGACACGTACCCGGTGCACCTCCTTCCTCCGGTGACGATCTCCTGCTCGCACGAGCACGCGGCCTGGCCGGGGACGGTGAGCATTTCCTCGGTGACCCTGCACGCGGTGATACGGGACATCGCCGACTCGCTGCGCCGGTCCGGCGTCGAGGCGCTGGTCCTCGTCAACGGGCACGGCGGAAACTATGTCCTGGGAAACGTCGTTCAGGAATCCTCCGCGCGCGGTGAGCACATGGCGTTGTTCCCGGCCGCGGAGGACTGGGAGACGGCGCGGGAGCGGGCCGGGGTGCGGACCTCGCTGCTCACCGACATGCACGCGGGGGAAATCGAGACCTCCGTTCTTCTGCACACTCATCCGGAATGGGTCAGGCCCGGTCACGAGACCGCCGATTTCGTCGCGGACGACCGCCGTCATCTGCTCAGCCTGGGTATGTCCGCCTATACCGATTCGGGAGTCATAGGCCGCCCTTCGCTGGGGGACGCGGAAAAGGGGAAGGCGCTGCTGGCGAGTCTCGCGGAATCGTTCGGGGCGTATTTCTCGCTGCTGACCGCCGCGGAATAG
- a CDS encoding serine hydrolase domain-containing protein produces the protein MALLRQEVEPGEVGLDGKALDRLDQHFAHCVDEGRLPGCLVSVARGGRVAHLTTHGHRDIAAQLPVEPDTLWRIYSMTKPVTSVAALMLVEEGRLSLDDPVARHLPAFADARVYESGSGADIRTRPASGPILIRHLMTHTSGLTFGFYHTHPVDALYRDAGLESSVPPGADLAETIDVYASLPLQFDPGTQWNYSVASNVLGRVIEVVSGQPLDVHLAERIFRPLGMADAGFEVSDEQAVRLAEMYGEKEDGTGIEPIPGLPLRGRPRFLSGSGGMVASAYDVHRFMELLRRRGELDGVRLLTPGTVDMMTTNQLPDGADLRSFGSRPAHDEPGNDGVGFGLGVSVVIDPARTLAPAGLGAFGWSGVATTTFWVDPGRDLTVQFMTQVRPRTSHTMFRDLKQLVHDAVKDE, from the coding sequence ATGGCACTGCTGCGACAAGAGGTGGAACCGGGCGAGGTGGGGCTGGACGGGAAGGCACTGGACCGGCTCGACCAGCACTTCGCCCACTGCGTGGACGAGGGCCGGCTGCCCGGCTGCCTCGTCTCCGTCGCGCGCGGCGGCCGGGTCGCGCACCTCACCACGCACGGCCACCGCGACATCGCCGCCCAACTGCCCGTCGAACCCGACACGCTGTGGCGGATCTACTCGATGACCAAACCGGTCACCTCGGTGGCCGCGCTGATGCTGGTGGAGGAGGGCAGGCTGTCGCTGGACGACCCGGTCGCCCGGCATCTGCCGGCCTTCGCCGACGCGCGGGTGTACGAGAGCGGCTCCGGCGCGGACATCCGTACCCGCCCGGCGTCGGGGCCCATACTGATCCGGCACCTGATGACCCACACCTCGGGTCTGACCTTCGGCTTCTACCACACCCATCCCGTCGACGCCCTCTACCGCGACGCCGGACTGGAGTCGTCGGTGCCGCCCGGCGCGGACCTGGCCGAGACGATCGACGTGTACGCGAGCCTGCCGTTGCAGTTCGATCCGGGCACGCAGTGGAACTACTCCGTCGCCAGCAACGTGCTCGGCCGGGTCATCGAGGTGGTCTCCGGGCAGCCGCTCGACGTGCACCTCGCCGAGCGGATCTTCCGCCCGCTGGGGATGGCGGACGCCGGCTTCGAGGTCAGCGACGAACAGGCGGTCCGGCTGGCCGAGATGTACGGGGAGAAGGAGGACGGCACCGGGATCGAACCGATCCCCGGACTGCCGCTGCGGGGCCGACCGCGGTTCCTGTCGGGCAGCGGCGGCATGGTGGCGAGCGCGTACGACGTGCACCGCTTCATGGAGCTGCTGCGCCGCCGCGGCGAACTCGACGGGGTCCGGCTGCTCACGCCCGGGACCGTTGACATGATGACCACCAACCAGTTGCCGGACGGCGCCGACCTGCGCTCCTTCGGCAGCCGCCCGGCCCACGACGAGCCCGGCAACGACGGCGTCGGCTTCGGGCTCGGCGTCTCCGTGGTGATCGACCCGGCCCGCACGCTCGCCCCGGCCGGGCTCGGCGCCTTCGGCTGGAGCGGGGTGGCGACCACGACGTTCTGGGTCGACCCGGGCCGGGATCTGACGGTGCAGTTCATGACGCAGGTACGGCCGCGCACCTCGCACACGATGTTCCGGGACCTGAAGCAACTGGTGCACGACGCCGTCAAGGACGAGTGA
- the ribA gene encoding GTP cyclohydrolase II: MTEKIGVLGKKSPQLTGVERVVSSPLPTVYGEFRAVGYLDHDRGDEQVALVHGDIGTEDVLTRLHSECLTGDAFGSQHCECGDQLASALRAVVAEGRGVVVYLRGHEGRGIGLLAKLRAMALQAEGLDTVEANLALGLPVDARDYGVAARILEDLGVRSVRLMSNNPRKREALLEHGIKVAEQVPLLIPPCESNITYLRTKRERLDHHLPHLDAVAHWS, translated from the coding sequence ATGACAGAAAAAATCGGCGTACTCGGCAAGAAGTCACCGCAGCTCACGGGCGTGGAGCGGGTGGTCAGTTCCCCCCTGCCCACGGTGTACGGGGAGTTCCGGGCGGTCGGCTACCTCGACCACGACCGCGGTGACGAGCAAGTGGCCCTGGTCCACGGCGACATCGGCACCGAGGATGTCCTGACCAGGCTGCACTCCGAGTGCCTGACCGGCGACGCCTTCGGCTCGCAGCACTGCGAGTGCGGCGACCAGCTCGCCTCCGCGCTGCGCGCCGTCGTCGCCGAAGGACGCGGCGTCGTCGTCTACTTGAGAGGACACGAGGGCCGCGGCATCGGCCTGCTCGCCAAGCTGCGGGCGATGGCCCTGCAGGCGGAGGGCCTGGACACCGTCGAGGCGAACCTCGCCCTGGGGCTGCCGGTCGACGCCCGCGACTACGGCGTCGCCGCGCGGATCCTTGAGGACCTGGGGGTGCGCTCGGTCCGCCTGATGTCCAACAACCCGCGCAAGCGGGAGGCGCTGCTCGAGCACGGCATCAAGGTCGCCGAACAGGTTCCACTGCTGATACCGCCGTGCGAGAGCAACATCACCTATCTGCGGACCAAGCGGGAGCGGCTGGACCACCACCTGCCCCATCTGGACGCCGTGGCGCACTGGTCCTGA
- a CDS encoding PPOX class F420-dependent oxidoreductase, whose translation MSEDALLKLLAESNSGVLVTLRRDGRPQLSNVMHAYSPDERIIRISVTDDRAKTRNLRRDPRASYHVTTADRWAYTVVDGTADLTPVAADPHDDTVEELVRLYRDISGEHSDWDDYRAAMVRDRRLVIRLRVERAYGAPRA comes from the coding sequence ATGAGTGAGGACGCACTGCTGAAGCTGCTTGCCGAAAGCAACAGTGGGGTGCTGGTCACCCTCCGGCGCGACGGTCGGCCCCAGTTGTCGAACGTCATGCACGCCTACAGTCCCGACGAGCGGATCATCCGGATCTCGGTCACCGACGACCGCGCCAAGACCCGCAACCTGCGCCGCGACCCGCGCGCGTCGTACCACGTGACCACCGCCGACCGCTGGGCCTACACGGTCGTCGACGGAACGGCCGACCTCACGCCCGTCGCCGCCGACCCGCACGACGACACGGTCGAGGAACTCGTCCGGCTCTACCGCGACATCAGCGGTGAGCACTCCGACTGGGACGACTACCGTGCCGCCATGGTCCGCGACCGGCGCCTCGTCATCCGGCTCCGGGTGGAGCGGGCCTACGGCGCTCCGCGGGCCTGA